The genomic stretch GCGTGAAAGTTCTCGAATCTCTTTTTTCTCAGCATGCAGACAACGGTGGCATCGTGCTATTAACCACGCACCAAGATATGTTTGCTGATAGCCCGAAACTAAGAAAAATAAAGTTGGGTGAGTAATATGATCTCTTCTATGACCACGATTATCCGACGTGAGCTGCTTATCGCATTCCGACGTCAAGCGGATATCTTTAACCCTCTGTGGTTCTTCATCATTGTTATCACGCTTTTCCCTTTAAGTATCGGCCCTGAGCCAAACCTACTTGCACGCATTGCAGCGGGCATTGTTTGGGTAGCCGCTTTACTCTCTGCATTGCTCTCTTTAGAGCGCCTTTTCCGTGATGATTTTCAAGATGGTGCCCTCGAACAGATGATGCTGATGCCCATCCCGTTGCAGTTGGTAGTATTGTCCAAGGTCATAGCACACTGGTTGTTGACCGGGTTACCATTGATTCTAATCAGCCCATTGTTGGCGGTTTTGCTGTCTTTAGATTTTGATACATGGCTCTCAGTTGTGTTGACCTTGTTGGTAGGTACACCCGCATTGAGCTTTATTGGTGCGATTGGTGTTGCGTTGACCGTTGGGTTACAGAAGGGCGGAGTCCTGTTAAGCCTGTTAATTCTGCCGCTTTACATCCCCATTTTGATTTTCGCGACGTCAGCGATTGACGCTGCGGCATTGGGCGTTGCGTACAACGGCCAGTTGGCGGTACTTGGGGCGATGTTAATGGGTGCGATGACTCTGACACCTTTTGCGATCAGTGCCGCACTTAGAGTGAGTGTGAACTGATAAGGGTTCCGTTATCGTATAGCT from Vibrio pomeroyi encodes the following:
- the ccmB gene encoding heme exporter protein CcmB; translated protein: MISSMTTIIRRELLIAFRRQADIFNPLWFFIIVITLFPLSIGPEPNLLARIAAGIVWVAALLSALLSLERLFRDDFQDGALEQMMLMPIPLQLVVLSKVIAHWLLTGLPLILISPLLAVLLSLDFDTWLSVVLTLLVGTPALSFIGAIGVALTVGLQKGGVLLSLLILPLYIPILIFATSAIDAAALGVAYNGQLAVLGAMLMGAMTLTPFAISAALRVSVN